In the genome of Solibacillus silvestris, one region contains:
- a CDS encoding protein-disulfide isomerase, producing the protein MTEIKNDYLVIGDLNAPVKIEVFLNYACPYCATFYDLVDNTLPKYFTEKKVALVVKHYDKPREMLLPGTLINANLDYSNSERTLEIISELFKNQATWDKYSSFEIKKYIEEKYNLKEEFSNIDRSLLITAEAIERNVKMVPTVFINELEFQYPREIFAKELVEIIDKELEKAEV; encoded by the coding sequence ATGACAGAAATTAAAAATGATTATTTAGTAATTGGCGATTTGAACGCACCTGTAAAAATTGAAGTGTTTTTAAATTACGCTTGTCCGTACTGCGCGACGTTTTATGATTTAGTTGATAATACGCTACCAAAGTATTTCACAGAAAAGAAGGTAGCATTAGTAGTAAAGCATTATGATAAGCCACGTGAAATGCTATTGCCTGGAACGCTAATCAATGCAAATTTAGATTATTCTAATTCAGAAAGAACATTAGAAATTATTAGTGAGCTATTTAAGAATCAGGCAACATGGGATAAGTATTCAAGTTTTGAAATAAAGAAATACATTGAAGAAAAATATAACTTAAAAGAAGAATTTTCAAATATTGACCGTAGCTTACTAATTACTGCTGAGGCAATTGAACGTAATGTGAAAATGGTGCCAACTGTATTCATCAATGAATTGGAATTCCAATATCCACGTGAGATTTTTGCAAAAGAGTTAGTGGAAATTATAGATAAAGAACTAGAAAAGGCGGAAGTTTAA
- a CDS encoding amino acid ABC transporter substrate-binding protein, translating to MQSLKKLSFLFLLSTFILLLAACSDEDGADSTAKETNTDSGKKDVLVVGSSGIYPPFISVDEDGKAQGYDVEVLEKVGEALGYEIKWEFAEFSGIFGMLDAGKIDTVSNLIAMTEERRAKYDFSTPYAYSGATLVVHEDNNNINSIEDLKGKKVGVLLGNNLHQFLEKWNEENGGEIIITPYQDVSGTYNEVALGRLDAFIDVKITAASRIRDEGLPLKIYGEEYLVNFDYGFPFVRSEENKVFLEAFSAEIQKLQENGTLKELSDKWSAIDVTIPHK from the coding sequence ATGCAGAGTCTAAAGAAATTATCATTTCTATTTTTATTAAGTACTTTCATATTACTTTTAGCTGCTTGTAGTGATGAGGATGGAGCGGATTCAACGGCAAAAGAAACAAATACTGATAGCGGGAAAAAAGACGTCTTAGTTGTTGGTTCATCAGGAATCTATCCTCCTTTTATTTCTGTGGATGAAGACGGCAAAGCGCAAGGTTATGACGTGGAAGTATTAGAAAAAGTTGGCGAAGCTTTAGGGTATGAAATAAAATGGGAGTTTGCTGAGTTTTCGGGTATCTTTGGTATGCTTGATGCTGGAAAAATTGATACGGTATCCAATTTAATTGCAATGACAGAAGAACGGCGTGCAAAATATGATTTTTCAACTCCTTACGCTTATTCAGGTGCTACTCTAGTTGTTCATGAAGATAATAATAATATTAACAGTATTGAAGACTTAAAGGGTAAAAAAGTTGGTGTTTTATTAGGAAATAACTTGCATCAATTTTTAGAGAAATGGAATGAAGAAAATGGTGGTGAGATTATTATTACACCATATCAAGATGTTAGCGGAACATATAATGAAGTGGCTTTAGGTCGATTAGATGCATTTATTGATGTGAAAATTACTGCAGCATCTCGTATTCGTGATGAAGGTTTACCATTAAAAATTTATGGTGAAGAATATTTAGTTAACTTTGATTATGGCTTCCCATTTGTACGCTCTGAAGAAAACAAAGTGTTTTTAGAAGCGTTTAGTGCAGAAATTCAAAAGCTTCAAGAGAATGGCACATTAAAAGAGTTATCAGATAAGTGGAGTGCAATTGACGTTACAATTCCACATAAATAA
- a CDS encoding ABC transporter permease: MNFDFGYMIDIFPRIIEYLPIVLYMGTLSFILAVIIGLIFAVIINFKVPVIYQILVVIISYFRGVPTLIQIFIFYFGMPQLFPSFNSLDAITAVIFALSVKNAAYLSEVFRSAFLAVDKGQFEACDAVNMTKWQGLRTVILPQVLRVAIPSSGNYYIMMIKETSLAFTIGVIDMLARAKLESAVTYKFLEAYLTVGLIYWAITVILAYLQSKLENYVERPYRKEAKK, from the coding sequence ATGAATTTTGATTTTGGCTATATGATTGATATTTTTCCTAGGATCATAGAGTATTTACCAATTGTTTTGTACATGGGAACTCTTTCATTTATATTAGCGGTTATTATTGGTCTAATATTTGCAGTAATTATTAATTTTAAAGTTCCGGTTATTTATCAGATTTTAGTTGTTATTATTTCATACTTCCGAGGGGTTCCAACGCTTATTCAAATTTTTATTTTCTATTTTGGAATGCCACAATTATTTCCTAGCTTTAACTCATTAGATGCTATTACAGCTGTTATTTTTGCGTTAAGTGTTAAAAATGCAGCATATTTATCTGAAGTATTTCGTTCGGCATTTTTAGCAGTCGATAAAGGCCAATTTGAAGCATGTGATGCTGTAAACATGACAAAGTGGCAAGGATTACGTACGGTTATTTTGCCACAAGTATTACGTGTAGCAATTCCGTCATCTGGGAATTATTACATTATGATGATTAAAGAAACTTCATTAGCTTTTACGATTGGTGTTATAGATATGCTTGCTCGGGCAAAATTAGAATCAGCTGTTACTTATAAATTTCTAGAAGCCTATTTAACAGTTGGTTTAATTTATTGGGCGATCACCGTAATATTAGCATACTTACAATCAAAACTTGAAAATTATGTAGAGCGTCCCTATAGAAAGGAGGCAAAGAAATGA
- a CDS encoding amino acid ABC transporter ATP-binding protein: MIKIQNLHKSYGSTEILKGIDVELKDGEVLAIIGPSGSGKSTFLRCLNFLEKPERGIIQIDSEEVNLEKYQKSQVVKLRGKTGMVFQNYNLFKNKTALHNVSEPLRLTKKIPKNQAEQIAYEILAEVGLKGKELNYPVALSGGQQQRVGIARALALDPYVILFDEPTSSLDPELVEEVLNVMKAVIKQGRTMIVVTHEMEFAKEVADRVIFMADGHIIEEGTPEEIFENPQNERTKRFLKNYLTLHNLDGDGI, from the coding sequence ATGATTAAAATTCAAAATTTGCATAAAAGCTATGGAAGCACTGAGATATTAAAAGGAATTGACGTAGAGTTAAAAGATGGTGAGGTACTAGCTATTATCGGTCCTTCGGGGTCAGGAAAATCTACGTTTTTACGGTGCTTAAATTTTTTGGAAAAGCCAGAAAGGGGTATTATTCAGATTGATAGCGAAGAAGTGAATTTAGAGAAATATCAAAAATCCCAAGTAGTGAAGTTACGTGGAAAAACGGGAATGGTATTTCAAAACTATAATTTATTCAAAAATAAAACGGCTTTACATAATGTATCTGAACCATTGCGTCTAACTAAGAAAATTCCCAAAAACCAGGCTGAACAAATAGCATATGAAATACTAGCTGAGGTTGGACTGAAAGGGAAAGAACTTAATTATCCTGTAGCACTTTCAGGGGGGCAACAGCAGCGAGTTGGCATAGCCAGAGCACTTGCACTTGATCCATATGTAATCTTATTTGATGAGCCGACTTCATCACTAGATCCAGAGCTTGTAGAAGAAGTATTAAACGTAATGAAGGCAGTTATTAAACAAGGTCGAACTATGATTGTTGTAACTCACGAAATGGAGTTTGCAAAAGAGGTAGCAGATCGCGTGATTTTCATGGCAGATGGACATATTATTGAGGAGGGAACACCGGAAGAAATTTTCGAGAACCCCCAAAACGAACGAACAAAACGTTTCTTGAAAAATTACTTAACACTACATAATTTAGATGGAGATGGCATTTAA
- a CDS encoding TetR family transcriptional regulator, whose protein sequence is MENDTSKRKNRTKEHLKLALIDLIKKKGYHAISVKDIVDHASYNRSTFYVHYQDKFQLAEDLLETMLAGLEESVGKPYSPGQKVYTSKLSEPSFNIISYIYDNRNFFELIKYDDTLTGLHTKFPQTILKIYGEQFIFQTINNIPVNMDYFKRYTAFGFYGLIQNWINSNFKESKEEFIEEVIALSQTHIYSLEFVGKQKR, encoded by the coding sequence GTGGAAAATGATACATCCAAAAGAAAAAACCGAACAAAAGAACATTTAAAGTTGGCGTTAATTGACCTTATCAAAAAGAAAGGCTACCATGCGATTTCCGTAAAGGATATTGTCGATCATGCTTCTTACAATCGCAGTACATTTTATGTACATTACCAGGATAAATTTCAATTGGCAGAGGATCTACTTGAAACAATGCTTGCGGGATTGGAAGAATCTGTAGGGAAACCGTATTCTCCTGGTCAAAAAGTATATACGTCAAAACTAAGTGAACCCTCTTTTAATATTATTTCTTACATTTATGATAATCGAAATTTCTTTGAACTGATTAAATACGATGATACATTAACAGGCTTACATACAAAATTTCCTCAAACGATATTAAAAATATACGGGGAGCAGTTTATATTTCAAACAATTAATAATATCCCGGTAAATATGGATTACTTTAAACGATATACTGCATTTGGATTTTACGGACTTATTCAAAATTGGATTAACAGCAATTTTAAAGAATCCAAAGAAGAGTTTATAGAAGAAGTCATTGCTTTATCCCAAACACATATTTATTCACTGGAGTTTGTGGGAAAACAAAAACGTTAA
- a CDS encoding short-chain dehydrogenase: protein MGKLQGKVAVITGGASGIGAATAKLFVSEGAKVVLVDLNEEKGKAFEAELKALNADAVFVKANITSEEEVANIFKQTIEAFGKVDIVFNNAGIGRVFPSHELEYAEWRNTVNVDLDGVFLVAREAIREMLKSGGGSIINTASMYGWVGSPGSAAYNAAKGGVINLTRSLALEYAEQNIRVNSLCPGFIDTPIIPEESKQALASMTPMKRLGQAEEMAKAVLFMASDDSSFMTGNSLTVDGGYTAQ, encoded by the coding sequence ATGGGAAAATTACAAGGTAAAGTAGCAGTCATCACTGGTGGTGCGTCAGGTATTGGTGCAGCTACAGCAAAATTATTTGTCTCTGAAGGTGCTAAAGTCGTATTAGTTGATTTAAATGAAGAAAAAGGTAAAGCTTTCGAAGCAGAATTGAAAGCACTTAACGCGGACGCAGTATTTGTTAAAGCAAATATTACAAGTGAAGAAGAAGTAGCAAATATATTCAAACAAACAATTGAAGCATTTGGAAAAGTGGATATCGTATTTAACAATGCCGGCATCGGCCGTGTTTTCCCCTCACATGAATTGGAATATGCTGAATGGCGCAACACAGTTAATGTAGACTTGGATGGTGTATTCTTGGTAGCACGTGAAGCTATCCGTGAAATGCTGAAATCTGGCGGAGGGTCAATCATCAATACCGCTTCTATGTACGGCTGGGTTGGTTCACCAGGATCGGCAGCATACAATGCAGCAAAAGGTGGGGTTATTAACTTAACACGCTCACTTGCACTTGAATATGCAGAGCAAAATATTCGTGTGAACTCACTATGCCCAGGGTTCATTGACACACCGATTATTCCGGAAGAAAGCAAACAGGCATTAGCTTCAATGACACCAATGAAACGTCTTGGACAAGCAGAAGAAATGGCAAAAGCTGTATTATTTATGGCAAGTGACGATTCTTCATTCATGACTGGCAACAGCTTAACAGTTGATGGTGGATATACAGCCCAATAA
- a CDS encoding D-alanyl-D-alanine carboxypeptidase: protein MEEIQEKNLNSDTITKLEQVVETILGKDKATFTLRDKTSGEILYTYRGEHLMRPASNMKILTGAAAISELGLDYRFKTEVFIDGNVEDHTLNGDIYVKGYGDPTINEATLKHFAKVLREYGIQHVKGKLIGDDTYFSGETLPPGVDDEGETHYYGARISPITMSPNDDFDASTIIVEAASGNIGEKPMFNVIPHLSGLQISNEGKTVDKNAENTLEIRRINNTNHIVITGELPEGETAKVWVSHQDPTKNTLLFFKELCKDAGIRFEQEDAIASGTTPKHAKLIHTHESRPIAEMFSIFMKLSNNSIADIFLKTMGKQKHGIGDYVHGLKVVRAYLEKLHIDFATWQFADGSGLSHHNRLHSNGISELLYKLQKEPYFENFFESLPVGGNTNRLVGGTLKDRFLEPQLQQQIFAKTGYIHEVNTLSGYVTGKSGRDYIFSIMLEGREEGIPFLDEGLKVIIEIV from the coding sequence ATGGAGGAGATTCAAGAGAAGAACTTAAATAGCGATACAATCACGAAATTGGAACAAGTAGTGGAGACAATTTTAGGGAAGGACAAGGCAACTTTTACACTGCGGGACAAAACTTCTGGAGAGATTCTGTATACATATCGAGGGGAGCATTTAATGCGTCCTGCGTCCAACATGAAAATTCTTACGGGGGCGGCCGCAATTTCGGAGCTTGGACTGGACTACCGATTTAAAACAGAAGTTTTTATCGACGGAAATGTTGAAGACCACACGTTAAACGGGGATATTTACGTGAAGGGTTACGGTGACCCGACAATAAATGAAGCGACACTTAAGCATTTTGCGAAAGTTTTGCGGGAATACGGCATCCAACATGTGAAAGGTAAGTTAATCGGGGACGATACATATTTTTCGGGTGAAACATTGCCTCCTGGTGTTGATGATGAAGGGGAAACGCATTATTACGGTGCACGTATTTCGCCTATTACGATGTCACCGAATGATGATTTTGATGCGAGCACAATTATCGTCGAGGCAGCTTCGGGAAATATCGGGGAAAAGCCGATGTTTAATGTCATCCCGCATTTAAGTGGTCTGCAAATTTCTAATGAAGGGAAAACAGTAGATAAAAATGCTGAAAATACATTAGAAATCCGCCGAATTAATAATACAAATCATATCGTGATTACCGGTGAACTACCAGAAGGAGAAACGGCGAAAGTATGGGTGTCCCACCAGGATCCTACAAAAAACACATTGCTGTTTTTCAAAGAACTATGCAAAGATGCAGGCATCCGCTTTGAACAGGAAGATGCCATTGCAAGCGGCACGACGCCAAAGCATGCCAAGCTAATCCACACGCACGAGTCTCGTCCAATTGCAGAGATGTTTTCTATATTTATGAAACTAAGCAATAACAGCATCGCCGATATTTTCCTGAAAACGATGGGGAAACAAAAGCATGGAATAGGCGATTACGTGCATGGCCTAAAAGTAGTGCGAGCTTATTTGGAAAAGCTGCATATCGATTTTGCGACATGGCAATTCGCTGATGGTTCTGGCCTGTCACATCATAACCGTCTGCACTCAAATGGTATATCCGAGCTATTGTATAAGCTGCAAAAAGAACCGTATTTCGAGAACTTTTTCGAATCCTTGCCTGTTGGAGGAAATACAAACAGACTGGTTGGCGGGACGTTAAAAGACCGCTTTTTAGAGCCGCAACTGCAACAGCAAATTTTCGCCAAAACAGGCTATATCCATGAAGTGAATACATTGTCAGGCTATGTGACGGGAAAAAGCGGGAGAGATTATATTTTCTCGATTATGCTTGAAGGTAGGGAAGAGGGAATTCCGTTTTTGGATGAAGGGTTGAAGGTAATTATTGAAATAGTGTAA
- a CDS encoding XRE family transcriptional regulator produces the protein MDNEKIGQLIYTLRKGKGMTQKQVADALFLSDRTISKWERGIGCPDITLLPQLAALFDIPIENLLTGEINQNDLVGGNMKNSSYYVCPSCSNIGLATRNFTVSCCGRKLEPLAAVKATDEQKLKVGEIDMQWSISADHPMTKDHYVSFIALATGDQIQLYKQFPEWALQATVPRKKHGKLIWFDTRDGLFYQYI, from the coding sequence ATGGATAATGAAAAAATTGGCCAATTAATTTATACATTGCGCAAGGGAAAAGGGATGACGCAAAAGCAAGTAGCAGATGCACTGTTTTTATCGGACCGCACCATTTCAAAATGGGAAAGAGGGATCGGCTGTCCTGATATAACACTTCTCCCTCAGCTTGCTGCCCTCTTCGATATTCCAATAGAAAATTTACTGACAGGTGAAATAAATCAAAATGATTTGGTAGGAGGCAATATGAAAAATTCAAGCTATTATGTATGCCCAAGCTGCTCGAATATCGGGTTAGCAACTCGGAATTTTACCGTTTCGTGCTGCGGACGGAAATTGGAGCCGTTAGCAGCTGTAAAAGCAACGGACGAACAAAAATTAAAAGTAGGGGAAATCGATATGCAATGGTCCATTTCAGCAGACCACCCCATGACGAAAGACCATTACGTATCATTTATCGCACTGGCAACAGGGGATCAGATTCAATTGTACAAGCAGTTCCCTGAATGGGCTTTGCAGGCAACAGTCCCGCGTAAAAAACACGGGAAACTAATTTGGTTCGATACACGTGACGGATTATTTTATCAGTATATTTAA
- a CDS encoding ABC transporter permease produces MNIEQLQQQYNEKRRREKRKIFSFQLMLLVGLLLFWEITTHFRILDPLIFSSPRAVGSLFITKITDGSLFPHIAITMFETVVGFILGTLFGTLLAISLWSSKTFANVMDPYLVVLNAMPKVAIGPMILVVFGPNMLAVLVMGVLISVIISTIVIFSAFQQVNENYIKVMQLFRASKYETFRHVILPASTPTIISTLKVNVGLSWVGVIVGEFLVSSSGLGYLIISGFQVFNFTLVFLALLIIIVLATIMYKGVELIERKVLEKQ; encoded by the coding sequence ATGAATATTGAACAGTTGCAGCAGCAATATAACGAAAAGCGACGACGTGAAAAACGAAAAATTTTCTCTTTCCAACTAATGCTCCTTGTCGGTCTTCTTCTATTTTGGGAAATTACGACCCATTTCCGTATATTGGACCCGCTGATTTTCAGCAGCCCACGCGCAGTGGGAAGCCTGTTTATTACAAAAATAACGGATGGCAGTTTATTCCCTCATATTGCGATTACGATGTTTGAAACCGTTGTCGGCTTTATATTAGGAACCCTTTTTGGAACATTGCTCGCAATCTCGCTATGGTCCTCCAAAACATTTGCCAATGTGATGGACCCCTATCTTGTCGTATTGAATGCAATGCCTAAAGTCGCAATTGGACCGATGATTCTCGTGGTTTTCGGACCGAATATGCTCGCAGTTCTCGTAATGGGTGTGCTCATTTCGGTTATTATTTCGACCATCGTTATTTTTTCCGCATTTCAGCAAGTAAACGAAAACTATATTAAAGTCATGCAGCTTTTCAGGGCATCCAAATATGAAACATTCCGGCATGTTATTCTTCCTGCCTCTACCCCGACGATTATTTCTACTTTAAAGGTAAACGTCGGCTTATCATGGGTTGGGGTTATTGTCGGGGAATTTTTAGTATCATCAAGCGGCCTCGGTTATCTGATTATTTCCGGGTTCCAAGTATTTAACTTTACGTTAGTATTCTTGGCGCTTCTCATCATTATTGTATTGGCAACGATTATGTATAAAGGCGTTGAACTGATTGAACGAAAGGTATTGGAAAAGCAGTGA
- a CDS encoding spermidine/putrescine ABC transporter ATP-binding protein, whose translation MTYLEVKQVTHHFFKEQQVATALEDVNFTVASGEFVSFLGPSGCGKSTLLSLLAGLLKPTTGSINFAEPDVEIGYMLQQDFLFPWKTIEDNVALGLTLQKRKNREIIDELLEQFELAHTKKLYPTQLSGGMRQRIALARTLAVKPTLLLLDEPFSALDFRSKLSLENFVSNTLKQFSTTTILVTHDISEAIAMSDKVFIFSPRPGSIVKSFIIPQEIRELTPFEARNAPAFQVLFQEIWKELDSDEY comes from the coding sequence ATGACTTATTTGGAAGTAAAACAGGTTACCCATCATTTCTTTAAAGAACAGCAAGTGGCAACAGCTCTTGAAGATGTGAATTTCACAGTTGCTTCAGGAGAATTCGTTTCCTTTTTAGGCCCGAGCGGCTGCGGGAAATCCACATTGCTTTCTTTGCTGGCAGGCTTATTGAAACCGACGACCGGTTCGATTAATTTTGCTGAGCCCGATGTTGAAATCGGCTATATGCTTCAACAGGATTTCTTGTTCCCATGGAAAACAATTGAGGATAATGTCGCACTCGGTCTGACACTGCAAAAAAGGAAAAACCGTGAAATCATTGACGAACTGCTCGAACAATTTGAATTGGCCCATACGAAAAAACTTTACCCAACGCAGCTTTCCGGGGGTATGCGCCAACGTATCGCCCTTGCCCGAACACTTGCCGTAAAACCAACATTACTTTTACTTGATGAACCGTTTTCTGCGCTCGATTTTCGTTCCAAACTGTCCCTTGAAAACTTTGTATCGAATACATTGAAGCAGTTTTCAACGACGACCATTTTGGTGACGCATGATATTAGCGAAGCCATTGCGATGAGTGATAAGGTATTTATCTTTAGCCCTCGTCCGGGATCGATTGTGAAAAGCTTCATCATCCCACAGGAAATTCGCGAACTGACACCATTCGAAGCAAGAAATGCCCCTGCTTTCCAAGTACTATTCCAGGAAATATGGAAGGAGCTTGATTCGGATGAATATTGA
- a CDS encoding coenzyme A pyrophosphatase gives MDLNHLKGQLAKPQPLFLGEETAFRSAVLIPLVKKQGEWHILFEVRALTMRKQPGDISFPGGKIDETDESPLAAALRETHEELGIDQQSIELIGNLSPFVISPAFVVYPFIGIIEQSELDTFNKDEVEELFTVPLDWLLTHEPYVHYVPVEPKPPIDFPYDKIANGENYEWRSSRMEEWFYEYGNYTIWGLTARLLKHFIEKLK, from the coding sequence ATGGATTTAAATCATCTGAAAGGGCAGCTTGCAAAACCGCAACCTCTGTTTTTAGGGGAAGAGACCGCATTTCGGTCGGCCGTACTCATCCCGCTTGTAAAAAAACAGGGCGAGTGGCATATTTTGTTTGAGGTTCGTGCTTTAACGATGCGCAAACAACCTGGCGATATTAGCTTTCCGGGCGGGAAAATCGACGAGACAGATGAATCGCCGCTCGCTGCAGCGCTTCGAGAAACGCATGAAGAGCTCGGAATTGATCAACAGTCAATTGAACTAATAGGCAATCTCAGTCCTTTCGTTATATCACCGGCTTTTGTTGTCTATCCATTCATCGGAATTATCGAGCAGTCGGAACTGGATACATTTAATAAGGATGAAGTAGAAGAGCTGTTTACGGTCCCTTTAGACTGGCTGTTGACACATGAACCGTATGTGCATTATGTTCCGGTAGAACCGAAGCCTCCGATTGATTTCCCGTACGATAAAATTGCGAATGGCGAAAATTACGAGTGGCGCTCAAGCCGGATGGAAGAATGGTTTTATGAATATGGAAACTACACAATATGGGGTTTAACTGCACGTTTATTAAAGCATTTTATAGAAAAATTAAAATAA
- a CDS encoding peptidase M32 — protein sequence MQQTFINYVKKMQNYSEALSVIYWDMRTGAPRKGLEQRAEVVGTLSAELFALQTSDELGKILSELQNEKLDFVTQRLYEEVKKEYDESKKIPAEEFKAYTILKAKSEAAWEDAKGKSDFQIFLPYLKEVIDYQKRFVQYWGIKNGSAYNTLLDKYEPNMTTDMLDELFGELKATIVPLVKAIGDSKNKPDTSLLFKHFPKSGQHAASLELLKQLGYDFEAGRLDETVHPFMIGLNSGDIRITTKYDEKDFRSAVFGTIHECGHALYEQNIDASLNGLPLSTGASMGIHESQSLFYENIIGRNESFWKHHYAILQKHSPEQFGNVPVDAFLKAINFSEPSLIRIEADELTYPLHIMIRYEIECEIFNGDLQAEDLPRVWNEKYEEYLGIRPQNDAEGVLQDMHWSDGSFGYFPSYALGFMYAAQWKHAMDQDIPNFDELCERGELAPIKDWLTDKVHQYGALKKPNELISEGTGEALSAKYLADYLENKYSQLYNL from the coding sequence ATGCAACAAACTTTTATTAATTATGTGAAGAAAATGCAAAACTATTCTGAAGCGCTTTCCGTTATTTATTGGGATATGCGTACAGGGGCTCCTCGAAAAGGGTTGGAGCAAAGAGCAGAAGTGGTTGGAACATTATCTGCAGAGTTATTCGCTCTCCAAACGAGTGACGAACTAGGTAAAATACTGTCTGAGCTTCAAAATGAGAAACTGGACTTTGTGACACAGCGTCTTTATGAAGAAGTTAAGAAAGAATATGACGAGTCCAAGAAAATACCGGCTGAGGAATTTAAAGCTTACACCATTTTAAAAGCAAAATCAGAAGCTGCTTGGGAAGATGCAAAAGGAAAATCGGATTTCCAGATTTTCTTACCGTACTTAAAAGAAGTAATCGATTATCAAAAGCGGTTTGTACAGTATTGGGGAATTAAAAATGGTTCGGCCTATAATACATTATTAGATAAATACGAACCGAATATGACGACAGACATGCTTGACGAGTTATTCGGTGAGCTGAAGGCAACAATCGTTCCTTTAGTTAAGGCAATTGGTGATTCAAAAAACAAACCGGACACTTCTCTATTATTTAAACACTTCCCGAAAAGTGGACAACATGCCGCTTCATTAGAATTATTGAAACAGCTTGGGTATGACTTTGAAGCAGGACGCTTGGATGAAACGGTCCATCCGTTCATGATCGGTTTAAACAGCGGAGATATCCGGATTACAACAAAGTATGATGAAAAAGATTTCCGATCGGCTGTTTTTGGTACGATTCACGAATGCGGGCATGCTTTATATGAGCAAAATATCGATGCCTCATTAAACGGCTTACCATTATCTACAGGTGCCTCGATGGGAATCCATGAATCCCAATCATTATTTTATGAAAACATTATCGGTCGGAATGAAAGCTTTTGGAAACATCATTACGCCATTTTACAAAAGCATTCCCCTGAACAATTCGGGAATGTCCCGGTCGATGCATTTTTAAAGGCGATTAATTTCTCGGAGCCTTCGTTAATACGTATAGAGGCAGACGAACTTACGTATCCGCTTCATATAATGATCCGCTATGAAATTGAGTGTGAGATTTTCAATGGCGATTTGCAGGCGGAAGATTTACCGCGCGTTTGGAATGAAAAATACGAAGAATATTTAGGAATTCGTCCACAAAATGATGCGGAGGGTGTACTGCAGGATATGCATTGGAGTGATGGAAGCTTTGGCTATTTCCCAAGCTATGCGCTAGGATTCATGTATGCGGCGCAATGGAAGCATGCAATGGATCAAGACATTCCGAACTTCGATGAGTTATGCGAACGCGGCGAATTGGCACCTATTAAAGATTGGCTGACTGATAAAGTACATCAATATGGTGCATTGAAAAAGCCTAACGAGTTAATTTCAGAGGGTACCGGAGAAGCACTTTCAGCAAAATATTTGGCAGATTATTTAGAAAATAAATACTCGCAACTTTATAATCTGTAG